Proteins encoded together in one Hevea brasiliensis isolate MT/VB/25A 57/8 unplaced genomic scaffold, ASM3005281v1 Scaf150, whole genome shotgun sequence window:
- the LOC110667326 gene encoding putative 12-oxophytodienoate reductase 11 — protein sequence MTLETKVQQKEHDSNNTNISAQSPTIPLLTPYKMGKFNLSHRIVLPPLARQRSYNNVPQPHAILYYSQRTTKGGLLIAEATGISDTAQGLNFTPGIWTKEQVEAWKPIVDAVHAKGGIFFCQIIHVGRASNSGFQPNGQAPISSTDKPLTPQIRCDDTDVVQFTPPRRLRTDEIPQVVNDFRIAARNAMEAGFDGVEIHGAHGYLIDQFMKDQVNDRADQYGGSLENRCRFALEIVEAVANEIGADKVGIRLSPFANYMESGDSNPNALGLYMAKSLNKYGILYCHMVEPRMKTLGEKSECPDSLLPMRKAFKGTFLVAGGYGREDGNQAIAENRADLVAYGRLFLANPDLPRRFELNAPLNKYNRETFYTPDPVIGYTDYPFLED from the exons ATGACTTTGGAAACTAAAGTTCAGCAAAAAGAACATGACTCAAACAACACTAACATATCTGCTCAATCCCCCACTATTCCTCTTCTCACACCATACAAGATGGGGAAGTTCAACCTTTCTCATAG AATTGTTCTACCTCCACTAGCCAGGCAGAGATCTTACAACAATGTTCCTCAGCCACATGCCATCTTGTATTACTCTCAGAGAACCACCAAAGGGGGTCTTCTTATAGCTGAAGCAACGGGAATTTCTGACACTGCTCAAGG GCTTAACTTTACTCCTGGTATTTGGAccaaagaacaagttgaggcgtGGAAACCTATTGTAGATGCTGTTCATGCCAAAGGCGGTATATTCTTTTGTCAAATTATACATGTTGGAAGAGCTTCAAATTCAG GTTTTCAGCCCAATGGGCAAGCTCCAATCTCTTCTACTGACAAGCCTTTGACCCCACAAATTCGATGTGATGACACTGATGTTGTCCAGTTCACGCCTCCAAGGCGACTAAGAACAGATGAAATTCCACAAGTCGTGAATGATTTTAGAATTGCAGCAAGGAATGCTATGGAAGCTG GTTTTGATGGAGTTGAGATTCATGGGGCTCATGGTTACCTAATTGATCAGTTTATGAAAGATCAGGTGAATGATCGTGCAGATCAATACGGTGGATCTCTGGAGAACCGCTGCCGTTTCGCTTTGGAAATAGTTGAAGCTGTAGCTAACGAGATAGGAGCAGACAAAGTTGGAATCAGATTATCTCCATTTGCAAACTATATGGAATCTGGAGACTCAAATCCTAATGCTTTGGGACTTTACATGGCCAAATCCCTGAATAAATATGGAATTCTTTATTGTCACATGGTTGAGCCAAGAATGAAAACACTCGGAGAGAAGTCTGAATGTCCAGACAGTCTTCTGCCCATGAGAAAGGCTTTCAAGGGGACTTTTCTTGTTGCTGGTGGCTATGGCAGGGAAGATGGAAATCAAGCTATAGCAGAAAACCGTGCTGATCTTGTTGCTTATGGTCGTCTTTTCCTAGCCAATCCTGATTTGCCAAGGAGATTTGAGCTTAATGCTCCTCTCAACAAGTACAACAGAGAAACATTCTATACACCTGATCCTGTGATTGGTTATACTGATTATCCATTTCTTGAAGATTAA